In Actinomycetota bacterium, the sequence GATGCCGATCAGCAGGTGCTCGTTGTTGATCTTGCGGTCGCCGCGCATCACAGCCTCCTTCTGGGTGCGTTTCAGGCAGACCTTTGCCGACTGCCCCCACCGCGGGGTCCGCTCCCGGCGGCGGGGCGGCAGCTTGGCGAGGGGGGGAAGGCTCACGCCCACCCGGGCCAGAGCGGCCTCGAACTCCTCGTCGAGCGCCCGCTGGATCCGGGCCTCGTTCAGCCCCAGGTTCGACATGGCCCGGCCGGCGGGGCCTTTGGGGAACTCGGCAAGGCTGAGCAGCAGATGCTCGGCCTCCAGGCTCGACGCGCCGGTGTGGGCGGCTTTCTCACGGGCCCTCATCACGGTGCCCTTGAGATCCGGGGCGAAGGTCTCAAACAATTTGGCTCCTCTCGGTCACGGGGCGGCCTCCCGAAAGCGAGGGGCGTGCTTTTTGTGGACCGCCTGCCGGGTGACGTTCAGGGCGTCGGCAATCTGAGCCCAGGTCCAACCTGCTCCGACCGCGTGTACGACGTACTCGTCCTCCAGCCGGTCGGCAAGCTGCCTCAGGGCCACGACCGACCGAAGTGCCTCCCCGGGCTCCAGCGGGGAGTTCGTGTCGTTTCTGGTGAGGGGGTCGGTGTTCATCAAGCAACTTTAGTTGACAACTTCCGCTTCGTCAACTTAGGTTGCTGAATCACGAGCTACGTGCCGAGCTAGGGAGTGCGGCCCGACTCCGCTATGAACAGCGTCTGCTCGTCGGCCCCCGGCTCGGTGGGGACGATTGGACCGAGCGCCCCGTACCGGCGCCACTCGTCGCCGATCTGGGCCAGCAGGCGCCGGCCGTACGCGACGACCTCGGGATCGATTGTCTCGTCGATGCCCAGCGCCCTCGCCAGGTCCCAGGTGTGCATCCCGGCGTCGCCGATCCGCTCGAGAATGTAGTCGGCCGCCGGGGTCGGACCTCGGGACAGGTCCACGGTCCGGTCTACGGCACCCGGCTCTTCTACCGCCGCCATCGCTTCGGCGGCGGCCCTGCGGAAGGCGCCCTTCGGGTCGTCGCCTACCAGGTCCCCGCTGAAGCGGTCGCCGATCCCGGCGATGGTCTCACCGGCCATCAGCGGCGCCACCCAGACGGTCCCGCCGACCAGGTGTTCTACGAGGGCCCGGACGTCCCACTCGGTGTTCGGGGTGGGCAGGTGCCACTGGTCGTCGCCGATTTTTTCGACGTTGGCCACCAGTCCTTCGACGGCTGTTCGGTGTACCCGGGCGAGATCGGCTTCCATTTCGTCG encodes:
- a CDS encoding Clp protease N-terminal domain-containing protein; the encoded protein is MFETFAPDLKGTVMRAREKAAHTGASSLEAEHLLLSLAEFPKGPAGRAMSNLGLNEARIQRALDEEFEAALARVGVSLPPLAKLPPRRRERTPRWGQSAKVCLKRTQKEAVMRGDRKINNEHLLIGI
- a CDS encoding TIGR03086 family metal-binding protein, whose product is MEADLARVHRTAVEGLVANVEKIGDDQWHLPTPNTEWDVRALVEHLVGGTVWVAPLMAGETIAGIGDRFSGDLVGDDPKGAFRRAAAEAMAAVEEPGAVDRTVDLSRGPTPAADYILERIGDAGMHTWDLARALGIDETIDPEVVAYGRRLLAQIGDEWRRYGALGPIVPTEPGADEQTLFIAESGRTP